Within Roseisolibacter agri, the genomic segment GCAGTCGATCATCGAGCGCGCCGACGAGATCGAGGCGCTGGCCGAGCAGTTCAAGAGCGCGCACAACTTCCTGTACCTCGGCCGCGGCTACAACTTCCCGACCGCCCTCGAGGGCGCGCTGAAGCTGAAGGAGATCAGCTACATCCACGCCGAGGGCTACCCCGCGGCCGAGATGAAGCACGGGCCGATCGCGCTGATCGACGACCTGATGCCGGTGGTCGTGGTGGCGCCGCACGACGCGGTGTTCGACAAGGTGACGTCGAACATCCAGGAGGTGAAGGCGCGCAAGGGCCGCGTCATCGCGATCACGACGCGCGAGGAGCCGGCGCTCAAGGGGCAGCTCGACTACGAGTTCCGGATCCCGGAGACCGTCGACATGCTGACGCCGATCCTGGCGTCGATCCCGCTGCAGCTGCTGGCGTACTACATCGCCGTCAAGCGCGGCTGCAACGTCGACCAGCCGCGCAACCTCGCGAAGAGCGTCACCGTGGAGTGAGGCGCGGTCGCGCCGGCGACACGACGACGACGGGCGGCTCCCATCCGGGGCCGCCCGTGGTCGTTCTCCTCGCCGCCTAGCGCCCGACGCGGACCGCCGTCCAGCGGGCGCGCCGCGTGGTGCAGCCGGAGGTGTCCTCCTCGAGGAACGTCCCCTCGGCGGTCGTCGCCGTGGGAAAGCGGCCGGCCACCTCGAGGTCCGTGTTCGGAGCCTTCTCCAGTCGCGCGAACGCGCCCTCGATCACGGGGATCGACTCCCGGAACCCCCACCGCGCGCGCTCGCGGTACGCGTAGCCGGGCGCGCAGTGGTAGTCGACGAGGAAGTCGGTGTCGACGATGCGCCCGCCGACCACCCGGAACGCCACGGTCTGCCCGCCGCCGGTGGTGATCCCGGCGATCGTGCCGCGCCACTGGCCGTCGCGCGGCGTGGCTCCCCGCTGCGGCATGGCCGGCCCGCCCACGGGAGCGGGCGCCGGTGCCGCGGGTGCGGGGGCGGGGGCGGGCTCCTTCCGGACCGCGTTCCCCGCGGCGCCGCGCAGCAGCTGCGCGACGCCCTCGTTCAGCGTCTGCTCGGCCCACGCACGCGCCGTGCGCCCGTCCCTGTCGGTGAGCTCCGGGCGTGCACCGGCGGCGAGAAGGAGGCGCGCGGCCGCGGTCTGCCCCCAGACGGCCGTGCCGATGAGCGGCGTGCGTCCATTGGTCCGGAGCTGGTGGTTGGGGTCCACGCCGGCCGCGAGCAGCCGGCGCACGGTCGCGGTGTCGTTCTCGGCGGCGGCCTTGTAGAGCGAGTCGCCACGCGCGTCCGCCTGCGCGGCGAGAGGCGCGGCGGAGGCGAGCAGCAGGGCGAGCGTCGTCGCGGTGCGGCGGGGCAGCGGGTGCTGGGTCGACATCGGTCGGCGTGAGGTGACGGGCCTGGCCCTCGTCGGGCCGCGGTCGACGCTGGACGAGCGCCGCGACGCGCCGGCAACCCGCAGGGGCATCCGTCGCTGGTTCGGGGCCTCTTTGCTGGCGGCGCACGCGCGACGCCGGCAGCATGGCGCGCCATGAGCGAATACCATGACCGACGCGCCGGCCCGCGGCGGCGCCGGCGCCTCGCGGGCGGCGCGATCGCCGCGCTGGCGCTGGCGACGGTCGGCGCATTCGTGTTCGCGCGCGCCGCGGAGCACGAAACGCCGCCCGCCGTGCGCGGCGCTCCCCTGCGCGTCGCGGCCACCGACGGCGACGCGCTCTTCCTCCTCACCGCGCACGAGGAGCGGCACGTCCTCTCCTCGCGCGGCCGCTCGCGGCACGTGCGGGTCCAGCACCACGTCGACCTGTGGCGCTTCGATCCGGCCACGGCGGCTCCGGTCTTTCGCCGCCGCCTGATGACCGTGACGGGTGCGCGTTCGGCGGCGGCGTTCGACGCGCGGCTGCTCGGTGCCCACGGCGGCACGCTCTGGCTGCACACCGACGGCCTGCAGGCGGTCGCGATCGCCGACGGCCGGCCGCTCGGGAACGCCGACACGATCGCGGCGCGGTCGCCGACGCTGCGCGGCGCGATGCCGACCGAGTCACGCTTCGTCACGCTCGCCGCCGACGGATTGCGCATCACGGCGACCGACGCGCGGATCCACCGCGTCGATCCCGCGACGCTGGTCGCGCAGCCGGTGACGGCGCCGCCGGCCGCCGCCGCGTCCGCGGTGACCCGCCCCGGCCGCTGGATCCCGAGCTCCACGACCGCCTTCGTGACGCGCGGGCTGGAGGCATCCGACCGGTGGCTCGGCGTGTTGAGCGCGGACGAGGGGGAGCGGTTCCGGAGCCGGGTGGCGACCGTCGCGGCGGCGCTGGCCAGCGACCGTCGCGAGCGGACCTACCACGACGCGTCGCGGCTCGCGCCGCCGCGCGACGACGGGCTCGCGGCGCCCACGCGTCTCCGCCTGTGGAGCGCGCGCGTCGACCGGGTGTCCGCCGCGCCGCCAGGCTGGCCGGCCGACCTGCCGAGCCGCTGGGGGACGCGCGCCGCCTATGCGGACATCGCGCCGCTACCGGAGAGTCCCGAGTTCCTGCAGGGCGGGCTGCTCCACGCGGGCGCCACGCCCGCCGCGCCGCTGCTCCTGCGGGAGCCCGACGGCGTCCTCGTGCTCCACCGCGACCGGCTCGGCGAGACGGGCCGGCTGCAGCTGACCCGCGTGGCCGCTCCGGGAGGGCGTCCGGTCTGGGACGCGCGC encodes:
- a CDS encoding ankyrin repeat domain-containing protein, translating into MSTQHPLPRRTATTLALLLASAAPLAAQADARGDSLYKAAAENDTATVRRLLAAGVDPNHQLRTNGRTPLIGTAVWGQTAAARLLLAAGARPELTDRDGRTARAWAEQTLNEGVAQLLRGAAGNAVRKEPAPAPAPAAPAPAPVGGPAMPQRGATPRDGQWRGTIAGITTGGGQTVAFRVVGGRIVDTDFLVDYHCAPGYAYRERARWGFRESIPVIEGAFARLEKAPNTDLEVAGRFPTATTAEGTFLEEDTSGCTTRRARWTAVRVGR
- a CDS encoding PA2928 family protein, yielding MSEYHDRRAGPRRRRRLAGGAIAALALATVGAFVFARAAEHETPPAVRGAPLRVAATDGDALFLLTAHEERHVLSSRGRSRHVRVQHHVDLWRFDPATAAPVFRRRLMTVTGARSAAAFDARLLGAHGGTLWLHTDGLQAVAIADGRPLGNADTIAARSPTLRGAMPTESRFVTLAADGLRITATDARIHRVDPATLVAQPVTAPPAAAASAVTRPGRWIPSSTTAFVTRGLEASDRWLGVLSADEGERFRSRVATVAAALASDRRERTYHDASRLAPPRDDGLAAPTRLRLWSARVDRVSAAPPGWPADLPSRWGTRAAYADIAPLPESPEFLQGGLLHAGATPAAPLLLREPDGVLVLHRDRLGETGRLQLTRVAAPGGRPVWDARLPLSVLQAVLPGHSRQRTLVLVGREYAPADGAPRDPHHTAHEQIVAVDVATGAVRAYDLTVRGAEAPVIGAR